The following is a genomic window from Streptomyces sp. BHT-5-2.
CCGGTCGTCAGCCCAGTTCGAGGCTGGTGACACCGAAGGTGTGGGCGGCGTCCGCCGCCGGGACCGAGCCGGTGTACATGCGGACGGTGTGGGAACGGGGGGTCAGGCCGCGGGTGGTGGCCAACGTGTGGGCGGGGGTGTTGGGTTCGGGGATGTCGAGGGTGACCTCGTCGTCGGGGTCGAGGTGGGCGGTGAGGGCGTCGAAGAGGGCCTCGGCGGTCTCGCGGGAGTCGGCGAAGAGCGGGCCGATGCGGTGACCGGACCGGGCCGGGCGGAGCACGCCGTATCCGACGACCTCGCCGTCCCGGAGGTGGACCCGGGAGGTGTGGCCGGGTGCGGTCAGCCAGCGGGTGACGAACTCCCGCCGGTCGGCGGGGAAGCAGCGGCGGTCGTAGGCGGCGATCGCGTCCAGGTGGTCGGCGGCGACCGGCCGGGTGTCCGGGGAGAGCGCGGCGCCGGGGGCGGGGTGGCCGCTGTAGCGGAGGGTGTCGTGGGCGGGCGTGAAGCCGGCGCGCCGATAGGTGTCCTGCTGGGCGGGGACCCCGTCCAGGCCGACGGTCCGGGCCCCGGCGTACGGGAGCGCGGCGCGCCAGGTGGCGAGGCCGAGGCCCTGGCCGCGGAGGTCGGGGGCGACGAGGTAGTAGCCCAGGAAGGCGTAGGCGTCGGAGTAGTTGACGAGGGAGAGGGAGGAGACGGTGCGGTCGCCGCGGCGGCCGAGGAAGAAGCCGCCGGGGTCGGTGGGGTGGAAGCGGGTGATGTCGCCCTCGCCGGGGTTCCAGCCCTCGTCTGCGGTCCAGTCGACGACCTCGTGCCAGAGGTCCAACGGGCCGGCGGATACGGCGAGTTCGCCGGCGGCGGGAGCGGTACGGGTGGTCGGTCGCATCGGGGGTGCGTCCTTTCTGGTGGGGGGTGTGGTCAGATCAGGTCCATCGCGGCGACCTCGTCGGGGCTGCCGTAGCTGACCGGCCCCTGGAAGCGGCGGCGGGCGGTGGCGAACCACCAGACGGTCGCGATCACCAGGACCACCGCCAGTGCGATCGGCGCGTAGTTGAAGGTCGCCGGGGTGACCGGGGACTGCTGCGGCAGCATGAACAGGACGTTGCTGACGGCGATCCACAGCACGGCGATCGCGGCGACGGGCTTGCCGTAGCGGCCGAGGTTCCAGGGGCCGGCCTGGAAGTCGGCAAGTCGCAGGCGGAGGAAGATGGGCACGCCGTAGGAGAGGAAGAGGCCCACGACGTTGATGCTGACGACGGCGGTGAAGGCGGTGTGCGACCACCAGCCGGGGACGACGAGGACCAGCGAGCAGACGGCGGCGAACCAGACGGCCTTGACGGGGGTGCGGGTGCGGTCGGAGACCGAGTGCCACCAACGGGAGCCGGGCATCGCGCCGTCGCGGGAGAAGGCGAAGATCTGCCGGGTGTTGCTGGTCATGTTGGCGAGCCCGCAGAAGAGCATCGCGCCGATGACGATCAGCAGCAGGAACTTCGCGGTGTGCACGCCGAGCGCGTCGGTCAGAATCCGCACCGGCGGGGCGTCGTCCTTCGCGGCGCCGGCGTAGTCGCGGATGGCGTACACCAGGGCGAGCATGAGGATCAGCCCGGTGATCGCGGAGTATCCGATGGCCCGCATGATGCCGCGCGGGGCATTGACCGTCGCCTTCACCGTTTCCTCGGACATGTGGAAACTGCCGTCGAAACCGGTGAAGGTCCAGCTGGTGACGAGCAGACCGAGCATTCCGCCGTAAACGGCGTTGGTGAAGCCGGTGTTGTTGACGAAGTGGGTGGCGAAGGACGGCGCTTGATGGTGCGTCGGAATCAGGGTGAGGGTGGCGACGATGACCACCATGCCGACCAGCAGCCACCACACGGAAATCCGGTTGACCAGCGCGACAAGTCGGACGGTGTAGGTGTTCGCGAGGGCTTGCACCAGCAAAATCGCCGCGGTGATGCCGACGGTCTGCGGGGCGGTGGGCTGATAGGCGGGCCATTGCATGGCGATGAACGCCTGGATGAAGGTGGCGGCGGCGAAGTTGGTGGCCGCGGTGCCACCGACCTGTCCGACGAAGTTGAGCCAGCCGGTGTACCAGGACCAGGCGCCGTGGTGGCGCTTGGCGAGCTTGCCCGCGGAGAAGTAGAGCGCGCCGCTGGTGGGGTAGGCGGAGGCGATCTCGCCCATGGCGGCCCCGACGAACAGCACCATGAGGGAGACCCCGATCCAGCCGAATACCAGGATGCGGGGTCCGCCGGCGTTCAGGCCGAAGCCGAAGGAGGAGAAGATGCCGGAGATGATGTTGATGATGGTGAAGGAAATGGCGAAGTTGTCAAAGGCGCGGAATCTACGGGTGAGTTTCCGCGGATAACCCATGGCGTGCAGCGTGGCATCGTCGTCGAGGGCGGCGGGGTCCAGGCCCTGCGAGGATTTCGATCGGTTTTTGGTACGCGGCGGGGAGGACGTACGGTCGGACACTACCGAAACCTTTCTGCTGGTGGGGGTCAACGGGTTCGGCGGGAATATGCGGCCGGTGCGTCACAAGGTGTTCGGGACGGGAAGTCCGCACGCTCTCCGGGCCTTTGTCAATTGCTCCTCGGGATCGCCGAACGCGCTCCAGGGCATACGGGAGGCATAGGGCCCCATGGCGGTGAGGACCTCGCGGGCCTCGAATTCGAGTTTCGCCATGAAGAGCGCGTGGCCGAGATAGGCCAGGTCGACGACCGGGGTGAAGCGGTATGCGGCCACGGTGGGGAACCAGTTGCGGTGGACGCCCGTGGCCGCACTGATCCACTGCGGCTGCTCCCAGGCCCGGGCGGCCAGCGGCGCCTCGGGGTTGTAGTCCTCCAGGAGCGCCACCAGGGGCAGCAGCCGGAGCGGCGAGGCGGCCGGCGCGCGCTGGCTCAGGAAGGCGGCGACGTCCCAGCTCGCGCTGGACGAGCCGCCGTACCGGGCGAAGAAGAAGGACAGGAAGCGGTGGTGCGCCTCGCGGTGCCAGGGGTCGAGCCGGAGGATGTGCGCGAGGAGATACCAGGGACCGGTGGGCGAGGTCAACAGGCCCTGCGGGGAGGGGTCCCGGGGCCGGTCGAGCCGGGCGAGGGCGAGCTGGGCGACCCAGGGGGTGGGGTCCTCGGGCGCGAGCTTCGCGGCGCGTTCGCACGCGGTGCGCGCGATGCGTTCCAGGGCGCCGGCCCGCCGGTCGCCGGCGTCGGCCATCCGCAGCGCCCGGAGCATCGCCACCCGCGCCCAGATCAGGGCGGCCTCCGGGCCCGGCTCCTCGTCGAGCCAGCGTTCGGCGAGGTCGGAGCCGGCCGCCTCGGAGGCCAGTACCAGTGACCGATGGGCCCGCAGCTCGAAATCCCGGCGGGTCTCCCGGAGCACCTCATGGGCGCTGAAGTAGCGCCCGGCCCGGACATCCACACATGCTTGCGCCAGCGCCCGGTCGTCGGCTGCTGGACTCCATACGTACTGCCCCTCGAAAGAGCCGGCCGGCATGTTCCCCTCCCGGTGCACGCGGGTGCCTTGCGGCGCCCACGCATTTCGTCCGTGCCGAATTCGACCGGACCGCCGCCGCTGGTCGGTCGGCAGCGGGCCACACCCTACTCATTTCCTCCACCTTTCGAAAACAGTCGTCTGGAATATCTGGTTCCGCACCTTTTCGCCGGACGGAGATTGAAAAAGAAACCAGTGCACCGGAGGTTTTGGGTGGCATATTCACTCCTTCCCGCACACCAGCCATGCCACCAGTCCGCCGAGGGCGGCGACCGCGCCCGCGACGAGGAACACCGCGGTCAATCCGGCCGCGTACGCCGCCGGCGCGGCGCCCGCTCCGGTGCCCGGAACGGAGCCGTGGAAGACGGTGCCCAACAGGGCGACGCCCAGCGCCAGTCCGAGCTGGCGAGCACTGTTCGCCGCGGCGCCGGCGACGCCGCTGTGGGCCGGTTCCGCGAAGGCCATGGCCAGTGCCGGCAGGACCGGTGAGACCAGGCCCGCACCGACGCCGGTGACGATCAGGCCCGGTACCAACTCCTGCCAGGACGCCCCGGTTCGGACCAGGAGGAACAGCAGATCACCGAGGGCCACCAGGAGGGTGCCGCCGCCGACGCTCCACCGGGCGGGCATCCGGTGCAGCGCGCCGCCGGCCAGCGCGGAGGTGGCGAAGAAGGCCAGCGGCTGGACGGTGATGACGAGGGCGGTGCCGAACGAGTCGAGCCCGGCGCCGTTTTGGAGCCACAGGGAGAGCACCGGCAGGAACGCGAACGCGCCGAGGTAGTAGGCCCCGGAGGCGAGCAGGAGTCCGTTGAAGGCGGGGGTGCGGAACAGCCCGAGCGGCACCATCGGGCGGCGGGCGGCGCGCTCCACGACGGCGAAGGCGAGCAGCAGCGCCACACCGCTTCCGAGGCCCAACAGGGTCGGGCCATCGCCCCAGCCGGCCTCGCCGCCGCGGATGAAGCCGAAGGTGATGCCGGTCGCGGCGAGGCTGAAGGTGGCGATTCCCGGCCAGTCGATCCGGGCCGTGCTCCGGGCGCGGTCGGCCGGCATCCTGGTGGCCAGCCACAGCGCCACGGCGCAGACCGGCAACGCGCCGTAGAAGATCCATGGCCAGGACAGCAGTTGGGTGAGCATGCCGCCGGCGACGTTGCCGACACCGGCGGCCGCGCCGGCCACCGCGCCCCAGACGGCGAAGGCACGGGCCCGGTCGCGGCCGGTGTAGGCCAGGCCGATCAGCGGGACGAGGGTGGCGAACATCGCCGCGCCCGCGATGCCCTGCACCGCGCGGGCCGCGATCAGCAGGCGGACGTTTCCGGCCAGCGCGCAGGCGAGGGTGGCGGCCGTGAAGGCGGCGAGGCCCAGGACGTAGAGGCGCTTGCGGCCCAGGGCGTCGCCGAGGGAGCCCATGCCCAGGAGCAGGCCGGCCAGGGCCAGGGTGTAGACGTCGGTGATCCACTGCAGCGCCCCGAAGTCGGCGTGCAGTGCGCCGGCCATACGGGGCAGCGCCACCGTCACGATCGTCGCGTAGACGAGCAGCAGGAAGGTGCCCAGGCAGGCGGCCGCCAGCGGCAGCCATCTCCCCTGCCCCGTCGGGGAGTTGCCGGGAAAGGGAAAGGTACGGGGTGGCCGGCCGGCCAGGTGTGCGTCCATGGCCCCACCCTGATGTAATTCCCTTATGCAGCTGAACCCTTACGGGGCGGACCCGGTCCGTTATGTGGTCGACCTCACCAACTCCCCGCCCACCAGCGCGAAGGAGCTGGCCGAGCGGTCCGTGGCGGCCGGCATGGTCCTGGACCACCCGGTGACCGACGACGACCTGACCGAGGTGCTGGCCTACCTGGACCGCTTCGCCGAGGTCGTCGACGCCCCCACCGACGCCCGCCGGGCGGAACTGCTCAACTCCCTGCTCGCGGAGGCCGCCGCCCATCCACGGCTCACCGACCACGCCGACGGCGGCTGGCACATCCACTACCGCGAGGACGGCCAGCACCTCGCCGGGGTGCTGCGGGCGGTGGCCGGTGTCGGCACCGCACTGCATCTGACCGGGCTGGGGATGCACCGGCTGGGACGCTGCGCGCTGGCCGAATGCCCCCGCGCCTTCGCGGACTTCAGCCGTGCGGGCCGGCAGCGGTACTGCTCCCCCACCTGTGCCAACCGCGACGCGGTCCGGCGGCACCGCGCCCGGCGCGAGAAGCGGAAGACCCCATAAGGAATACATAAGGAAATCGATGCCCATTGAACTGATTCCCGGGCTCCGGCGACTCGGTGCAACGGGGCGCGGCCGGCGCGAAGCCCGGCAAACATGAAATCGGCTCAAGAGCAACCGTAATTAGCGGAAGCTACTATCCGGAAGCGCGCGATCACATGTAGCGTTCGTTCGGACCGGTGACGTGACGGTTGTTCACGTCACGACCGAGTACGGGCACGGGCGCGACCGCACTCCCTAACAGGGAGGGAGGGCGATCGGCTCATCAGGGGCACCCGCATCACGAGTGTCGGTGCACCGGCCCCGGCCCGGCCTGCCACCGGGCTGCGCAGCGATCGCGGCACAGCGGTACGCACGCCGCGCGTCGAGCACCGCCATGTCTGTCCGAACACGCCTGCTTTGCAAGAGGAATGGGCCCAGATCATGTTTATGAACGCGTCGACGACCCCCCTTGCGTTGCGTCCGGATGCCGATTTCGGCGGGCCGGCAAAGACCGCCCCCGGAGGACCACCCTTGGCGGTCGACCGGCTCCCCGACGGCAAGTGGCAACTCACGCTGCACGATTTGGAACCGGTATCGGTTCACCGACTGACCTCGGACAAGCTGCACATCATCCTCGCCCCGTCGTGCGCGGAAGCGCCCGCGACCGTCGGTGCGCCGCCGCGCGCGCCGGACCCGATCCAGATCGACACCGCGGCCCGCACCGTCGCCATCGACGGCCGGCAGATCGACATCCCCCGGCTGGAGTTCGACCTGCTGGCCCATCTCGTGCTGCATCCGCGGCGGGCGTTCACCCGGCAGCAGCTGATGGCCGCGGTCTGGCCCGACTGCCGCTCCAGCGACCGCACCGTCGATGTGCACATCGCCCGGCTGCGCCGGCGGCTGGGCCCGGGCCGGCGGAAGCTGATCACCACCGTCTTCGGCATCGGGTACAAGTACCTGCCCATCCCGTGAGCCCGGCGGGGTAGGCCGGGACGGACGGGGGGGCGGGCCGGCGGCCGGCGCACCCGCGGCCCCGGCCCGTTCAGCCGTGCCTGCGGGGTGCGCAACCGGCCGCCGGGGCAGCGGTGTTGAGATGCTCCGGGGTGCCGGGCAGGCGCTCCTTGCGGACGAAGGCACGGCGCAGGGCGTGGTAGGGGGCGCCCGGGTCGGCGAACGTGCGCTGCATTCGGGCCAGTTCGTCCGCCCGGTAGGCGGCGAGCGGGCGCCGTGCCTCGTCGCCCTCCCGGCGGTCCTTCTTGGCGGCGATCCGCGAGGGGACGCCGGGTGAGGCGGCGAGCCGGCGGGCGAGGGTCCGGGTGCGGTCGCCGAAGTCCTGTGCGGTGCAGTCGATGATCCGGTCGACCAGGCCGAGCCGCTGCCCGTGCGCCGCGGTGAGCGGCAGGGCGCGGTCCATCAGCCGGGCGGCGGTCTGCGGACCGACCCGGCGGGGCAGGGAGTACGTCCAGTATTCCGAGCCGTAGAGCCCCATCAGCCGGTAGTGCGGGTTGAGGACGGCGGCGTGCCGGCACCAGACCTCGTCGGCGGCGAGCGCCAGCATCGCGCCGCCGGCCGCCGCGTTGCCGCCGAGGGCGGCGACCACCAGTCGGTCGGTGGTGGTCAGCACGGCGTGCACCAGGTCGTCGATGGCGTTGATGTTGGCCAAGGACTCGGCCGCGGGGTCGGCGGCGGCCTCGATGACGTTGAGGTGGATGCCGTTGGAGAAGAAGTCCCGCTGTCCGCCGAGCACCAGCACGGAGGTGGGCCGGGTGCAGGCGTGGCGGTAGGCGGCCAGCAGCCGGCGGCAGTGGTCGGTGCTCATCGCCCCGCCGGGGAACGAGAAGCGGAGGAATCCGGCCGGTCCGTCCTCGTGGTAGCGGATGTCGGTCCAGGTGCGCGGGGCGCCGTCGGCGGCTTCCAGGGGGGCGGGGATCTCGGGCAGCGGCGGGAGCCGGTCGCCCAGGGCGAGGGTGGCGGGCAGTCTGACGGTGGCGGGCCCGCCGGGGGTGCGGGCCGGGCGGAGTTCGGGGATCCAGACGGCGCCGTCGGCGGTGGCCCGGCAGAGCGCGCCGTGGCGGGTGGCGAGCAGTTCGCCGGGGCGGCCGGTGAGGGTGTCCTCGGGGTGGCCGCCGTGCAGGAACCAGGTCCCGCCGAGGAGTTCGTCCCGTACACCGGGGCGGGAGTCGGCGGCCCTCAGGGTGCGCAGGACGGTCTCGGTGGGGTCCGTCGCCCAGTCGATGCGGCGGTCGTCCTGGCGGAGCGGTGGCCGGGGGCGGCCGAGGAGCCGGGCTGCGGGCAGTACGTGCTGCGGTTCCGGGCGGTGGCTGCCGGCGGCGAAGCGGTCGACGGCGGTCAGCAGTGCCTCGATGGCCGCGTCGGCGATCTCGTTGCGGTACAGGTCGCTCTTGCCGACGGCCGGGACGGGGCACTCGGCCGTCGCCCAGATGTCGCCGGCGTCCATCTCCTCGTCGGCCTGGAGGACGGTGACGCCCCAGCGCTCCGCGCCCAGGTGGACGGCCCAGTCGACCGAGGACGGGCCGCGGTCGCCGAGCGGGCCGGGGTGGACGATCAGGCAGGGCCGGGTCGACCAGACCTCGCGCGGGACGGCGGTGGTGAGCATCGGCGCGACGATCAGGTCGGGGGCGTGCCGGGGCACCAGGGCGGCCAGTGGCGTCCCGCGGGTGACCAGTTCGACGCCGAGGCGGTGTCCGCGGTCGGCGAGTTCGGCGTAGGCGCGCTGCGTCAGGCTGTTGAAGGCGTCGGCGAGGAGCAGGATGCGCACGGCGGGCTCCCTGGGGTGGCTGGGGGCGGTGGACGGTCGTGATCGTTACTCGTGCGCGGCGGCCGGGCGGTGGACCCGCCAGGCAGGTCACCCGATAGCGTCCGGTCCGCGCCCGCCGGGCGGCGGACCCCGATCAGGCACTTGACGGTTCGTCAGAAAGTTCCGCGCCCTGTCGACGTGGCGGGATTCCGCCAAAGTTGGCGCGCCGAGCCGCGTTCCCGACATCCCCATATTGCCTTTCATTGACATTCACTTGGCGATCCTTTTACTTTTTTCGGTGCGTCGACACCGGCGCAGGTCAGCACCGCGACACCGAGTGCCGTCCCCCTTCCCACACCTTTGGAGGTCCCCATGGAGCAGCTCATCAAGAAGATGGCCCAGGACGACGTCTGGCAGAGCTGGGTGGCCGCCAACTCCGCCGGGCCGGACCCGCGGACGGCGAAGAACGGCTGCATCAGCGCCGCGCCCAAGGCCGGCTGCATCAGCGCGACCCCCAAGGACGGCTGCATCTCCTGACACCCGGCCGCCCCCGGCGGGCCGGCGGCGGCCACTCCCCCGCCGCCGGTCCGCCGACGGGCGCCCGCACCCGACGTCCGCGCGGTTCCCGTCCGCGCACCCCGACCCGAGGTATCCCATTGGAAGGCCAGCCGACCGCCGAGGTCATCGAGCAGATCCGCGACATCCCGCTCTACCGCGCCGCCCTGGCGAAGGGCCACTTCCCGGTGCTGGAGAAGCCGGAGATCGCCCGCGGCTTCCCCGACAACTGGATGACTCCCCACCTGGCCGCCGCGCTGGAGTCCGGCGAGGCCGAGTTCGTGCTCTCCACCGGCACCAACCACGCCCGGATGCAGCTCATCCGCCCCCCGTACTTCCTGCTGCACTCCTACTACGAGCTGTGGAGCGAGCACCCGGACCTCGCCGCCACCTGGGACGCCGGTTGCCGCCGCGTCACACTGACCACCGTCCTGGCGACGGAGCACGTCGCGCGGGTCAACGCGGCCCGGCGCGGCGCCCCGCCCGACCCCGTGCCCGCCCTCGACGAGCGCCGGCTCGACGACCGCACCTGCTATGTGAACCTGCGGCTCGACCCGGCACTGTGGAGCCGCGACGACGTCGTGCGCATGCTGGACGAGATCCGCCTCGCCCAGGAGGCCCACCCTCAGGGCTGGTACCACCTCGACTGCTCCGGATACCACCTGGCCCATCTGGTCCGGAAGATCGGCGGCTGGGGCCTGTGGGACGACTTCCCGCCGCCCGCCAGCATCGTCCACGCCTACGAGTACACGCCGGTGAACGTGCGGCGCTTCCTGCACCAGCACTTCGCCTGCCCGATCATCGACCTCTTCGGCAGCACCGAACTCGGCTACCTCTACTCCAGCGACCGCCGCGGCAACTACCGGCCGCACCTGGACAGGACGAGCGTCGAACTCCACCCCGTCGCCCCGGACAGCCCGCTGTACCACCTCGTCGTCACCAGTGTGCGCAATCCCTACATGCCACTGGTCCGCTACCGCTCGGGCGACTGCGTGCGCACCACGGACGGTTCCCCCGACCCGGAACGGATCGCCCAGTTCTGCGGCCGCCAGAAGGAGTTGCTGGAGACCCGGCACGGCCCGGTCGCCCAGGGCGACCTCGACCGGTGCATCGGCGAGGCCACCCCGCACGTCTTCGTCCATCAACTGCGGCTGGTGGGCGGCACCGAGGCCCGCCTGGCCTACACCACCTTCCACGGCGCGCCCCTGGGCCCGGCCGAGACCACCGCGCTGGAACGCAGCATCTCCGAACTCGTCGACCGGCGCTGCCGGCTCGACCACCGACCGCACATCCCCATCGGCAGGTCCGGGAAGTACTCCTGGCTCGCGAGAGGAGAGGCATGAGGCACCGGACCGCGCCCACAGCCACGGGGCGGGTGGTGACCGCCGAGGACCTCCGGGACCTCCTCGGGGCACCGCTGCACGCCGAAGTCGTCGCACATTTCCGGCAACGGACCGACGCACCACCGGAGTTCGTGGCCCGCCAGGTCACCGAGTGCCTGCGCCACCTCTATCTCGTCTCCCGGTATCCCGACCTGCTCGGTGGGCTGTTCCTGCCCGTCGAGCAGGACATCGACGAGATCTGGCACTACCTCATCCTGCAGACCCGCGAGTACCGCGCGCTGTGCGAGGAACGGCTCCCGGGCCGGTACTTCGTCGAACACCGCAGCATCGGCTACGAGGCGTACCAGCGGGAGCCGGGCCGCGAGCAGGTCCTGGAGGAGGCACTGCGCTGGATCCCGCTGTACTGCCGGGAGTTCGGGCCGTTCGACGAGGGCGCGCTGCCGCACTGGACCGTCGTCCGCTTCCTGCACCGGCGGATGGGGCTGTCCCTGGCGGAGATCGCGGCGCTGGAGCCGCTGTCCGCATGAGTGGTGCCGCACCGCGGCGGCCGCCGGCCGTGCTGGTGCTCTCGCAGGTGCTCAGCGCGGCGGGCCCGGCGGCCGGGATCACGGTCGACGTGCCCGGTGCGCTGTTCACCGCCG
Proteins encoded in this region:
- a CDS encoding GNAT family N-acetyltransferase, translated to MRPTTRTAPAAGELAVSAGPLDLWHEVVDWTADEGWNPGEGDITRFHPTDPGGFFLGRRGDRTVSSLSLVNYSDAYAFLGYYLVAPDLRGQGLGLATWRAALPYAGARTVGLDGVPAQQDTYRRAGFTPAHDTLRYSGHPAPGAALSPDTRPVAADHLDAIAAYDRRCFPADRREFVTRWLTAPGHTSRVHLRDGEVVGYGVLRPARSGHRIGPLFADSRETAEALFDALTAHLDPDDEVTLDIPEPNTPAHTLATTRGLTPRSHTVRMYTGSVPAADAAHTFGVTSLELG
- a CDS encoding CGNR zinc finger domain-containing protein yields the protein MQLNPYGADPVRYVVDLTNSPPTSAKELAERSVAAGMVLDHPVTDDDLTEVLAYLDRFAEVVDAPTDARRAELLNSLLAEAAAHPRLTDHADGGWHIHYREDGQHLAGVLRAVAGVGTALHLTGLGMHRLGRCALAECPRAFADFSRAGRQRYCSPTCANRDAVRRHRARREKRKTP
- a CDS encoding MFS transporter, with translation MDAHLAGRPPRTFPFPGNSPTGQGRWLPLAAACLGTFLLLVYATIVTVALPRMAGALHADFGALQWITDVYTLALAGLLLGMGSLGDALGRKRLYVLGLAAFTAATLACALAGNVRLLIAARAVQGIAGAAMFATLVPLIGLAYTGRDRARAFAVWGAVAGAAAGVGNVAGGMLTQLLSWPWIFYGALPVCAVALWLATRMPADRARSTARIDWPGIATFSLAATGITFGFIRGGEAGWGDGPTLLGLGSGVALLLAFAVVERAARRPMVPLGLFRTPAFNGLLLASGAYYLGAFAFLPVLSLWLQNGAGLDSFGTALVITVQPLAFFATSALAGGALHRMPARWSVGGGTLLVALGDLLFLLVRTGASWQELVPGLIVTGVGAGLVSPVLPALAMAFAEPAHSGVAGAAANSARQLGLALGVALLGTVFHGSVPGTGAGAAPAAYAAGLTAVFLVAGAVAALGGLVAWLVCGKE
- a CDS encoding winged helix-turn-helix domain-containing protein, translated to MAVDRLPDGKWQLTLHDLEPVSVHRLTSDKLHIILAPSCAEAPATVGAPPRAPDPIQIDTAARTVAIDGRQIDIPRLEFDLLAHLVLHPRRAFTRQQLMAAVWPDCRSSDRTVDVHIARLRRRLGPGRRKLITTVFGIGYKYLPIP
- a CDS encoding amino acid permease, with protein sequence MGYPRKLTRRFRAFDNFAISFTIINIISGIFSSFGFGLNAGGPRILVFGWIGVSLMVLFVGAAMGEIASAYPTSGALYFSAGKLAKRHHGAWSWYTGWLNFVGQVGGTAATNFAAATFIQAFIAMQWPAYQPTAPQTVGITAAILLVQALANTYTVRLVALVNRISVWWLLVGMVVIVATLTLIPTHHQAPSFATHFVNNTGFTNAVYGGMLGLLVTSWTFTGFDGSFHMSEETVKATVNAPRGIMRAIGYSAITGLILMLALVYAIRDYAGAAKDDAPPVRILTDALGVHTAKFLLLIVIGAMLFCGLANMTSNTRQIFAFSRDGAMPGSRWWHSVSDRTRTPVKAVWFAAVCSLVLVVPGWWSHTAFTAVVSINVVGLFLSYGVPIFLRLRLADFQAGPWNLGRYGKPVAAIAVLWIAVSNVLFMLPQQSPVTPATFNYAPIALAVVLVIATVWWFATARRRFQGPVSYGSPDEVAAMDLI
- a CDS encoding hydrogenase maturation protein, with protein sequence MRILLLADAFNSLTQRAYAELADRGHRLGVELVTRGTPLAALVPRHAPDLIVAPMLTTAVPREVWSTRPCLIVHPGPLGDRGPSSVDWAVHLGAERWGVTVLQADEEMDAGDIWATAECPVPAVGKSDLYRNEIADAAIEALLTAVDRFAAGSHRPEPQHVLPAARLLGRPRPPLRQDDRRIDWATDPTETVLRTLRAADSRPGVRDELLGGTWFLHGGHPEDTLTGRPGELLATRHGALCRATADGAVWIPELRPARTPGGPATVRLPATLALGDRLPPLPEIPAPLEAADGAPRTWTDIRYHEDGPAGFLRFSFPGGAMSTDHCRRLLAAYRHACTRPTSVLVLGGQRDFFSNGIHLNVIEAAADPAAESLANINAIDDLVHAVLTTTDRLVVAALGGNAAAGGAMLALAADEVWCRHAAVLNPHYRLMGLYGSEYWTYSLPRRVGPQTAARLMDRALPLTAAHGQRLGLVDRIIDCTAQDFGDRTRTLARRLAASPGVPSRIAAKKDRREGDEARRPLAAYRADELARMQRTFADPGAPYHALRRAFVRKERLPGTPEHLNTAAPAAGCAPRRHG